The Acidobacteriota bacterium DNA segment GCGCTGTTCACGGCGGACGCGGTCTTCAGCGGCCAGGAGAAGTCCGGCTACGTCTTGTTTACGGGGCTGGACCCGGACGTCCGCGACATCCAGGTCACGGTGAAGGACGCGGTGCTGAGATACGACTACCGCGGCGAGCCGATCCAGACCGTGGACTTCACCTACAGATTCGAGCGCTAGAGAGACAGGTCCCGCCCGGACGTCCGCGCATTGTGTAAACCCAATCGGAGGATTAGGAGATGGCAGAGTACATGATTGTTTCTCACTTCTTTCATTCTTCTAGATAAGGGAGCTATAGCTATGAAGTTTTTGACCGTATGTCTGCTGGGGTTGCTGGTACCGATTGCTTGCCTCGGCAACAACTCGACGGGCGCTGAGAAGACATTTTCTTTGCCTAATGGTGCCAAGATGGTGTTTGTTTGGATTGAGCCTGGGACCTTTCAGATGGGATCGCCGGATTCGGAGGTGGGACGAAGTCAGGATGAAGGGCCGGTACGTGAGGTGGAGATCAGTCAAGGGTTCTACTTGGGTAAGTATGAGGTGACGCAG contains these protein-coding regions:
- a CDS encoding SUMF1/EgtB/PvdO family nonheme iron enzyme — protein: MKFLTVCLLGLLVPIACLGNNSTGAEKTFSLPNGAKMVFVWIEPGTFQMGSPDSEVGRSQDEGPVREVEISQGFYLGKYEVTQ